A region of the Edaphobacter lichenicola genome:
GAAGGATTCTTTGCGCTCTCCGCTTATAGAAAGCGACGATGTACGTGCGCCAGGTATTTTGACTACGCAAGTCCAGTAGAACCCCCGTGATCAAAAAACCGGAGAGAATGAAGAACAGATCAACCCCACTCCACAGCAACTGCGAGCGAACTGCGTGACTCATGAATACCATCAGTACAGCAATGGCTCTGAGCCCATCCAGTTGCGTGATGCGCTTACCGTCTGGCATTTTGCCAGAAGCGGATTGGGTCACTTGCATTCTTGTCATTCTTCGTTGGTCTTCGTGAGCATATCGCTCTTCAACGGCCCATTTTGCCATCCTAGTGCGGATGTTGCGAAATTAAGCCAGCTTGCTGAATCTCTCTGCACCGGGCTTTCGAAGTATGAATGCTATAGCCAAATCTATCGCGTGAATACGGGTTCAATTGTCATGGATTTGTCATCGCAGTATCACTGAGCGAGCGATTCTGAGTTCGATCAGCCAAGGGGCATGGGAGACTCGTCGGCGATCCTCCGCCAATGAACCCCTCGCGAATGCCAGGTCCAGTCCAATTCGCTTCTTTGGGGGCGATAGTGTCATTCACGCAAAACGGAGTTTTCGGCAACTTCGTTTGTTCCGGACTCGAAACTGTCTCACTACCGGCATTTGCCTCGTGCTGGAGAGGGGAGCGAGATGTAACATGGTTGCCTGCAAGAATGAGGGCTTTGGCTGCAAAGATGTTGGAGCCGCGGGGGAGACGATAGATCCTGATTCTTGCACGCTCTCGCTTAGGGAAGTGCGGCGTAGATTTGACGTGGAAAGAACCTTTCAGGATTAGAGAAAGGATGTGCGCATGAACACTCTCACCACTTCTCCGGAGTACCGGCAGGCTCCAGCGATCTTGCAGGAGAAGACAGCCGAGGAAGGCGCTGCACCTGCAAGCAGGCATCTCAACGGCTACCTGTTGATCCTGTCGCTGGCGGCAGTACTGGCGCTCGCTACTGCAGCGGAGTGTGGGTCGGTGATGCATCCGGCCTCGCTGGTTTATGGCGCAGTTCTGTGGGGTTGGTGGGGAACGATTGCGTGCGTACTGTGGAAGCTGGCGCCGCGCTTACCGATTGTCTCCAGCCTTTCCGTGAAGACGATTGTGCTGCACGCGGTTGCGGGATCGATGCTTGCGCTGGTTCATCTGCTGATGCTGTGGGGTATCGGTTTTCCGCTCGGCTGGGGTCCGGGGGAAGAACGCCTGATGTGGGGGGTCCTGTTCAACGTCAACCGGTTCGGCATCGAGCTCCTGCTCTATGGGTTCATTATCGGGGTTACGGGAATCGTTCAATACAAGTTGCGGGCGCAGGACGATGCGATGCGATCGCTCGAGCTTCAGAAGCAGCTCTCTTCGGCTCACCTGCGTGCGCTGCAGATGCAGCTTGAGCCTCACTTTCTCTTCAACACGCTGAACGCAATTACGACGCTGGTGGAGCTTGGGAGACAGCGGGAGGCGGTGGAGATGCTGTCTCATCTGAATGCGATTCTGAAGAGCACGTTGAAGCGGACGACACCGGAGAAGGTTCCGCTCTCGCAGGAGCTGGAGATGATCGATAACTATCTGGCGATCGAGCAGATTCGATTCGCGGATCGGCTGAAGGTCGAGATCAAGGTCGATCCTGGGGCGCTGGACAGCCTGGTGCCGTGTTTTTTGCTTCAGCCAATTGTTGAGAACGCGATTCGGCATGGGATTGCGCATTGTGTGAGTGAGGGCGTGGTGGAGGCCTCTGCGCGACGCGACGGTGGGAGTCTGCATCTGAAGGTGCGCGATACGGGAGCCGAAGCCGGTACGCAGACGCAGGAGGGACACGGGATTGGGCTGAAGAATACGCGGGAGCGATTGCTGCACTTTTACCAGAACGAATTTGCGATGAGGGCACAGCCGCTGGAGGATGGCGGCTTCGAGGTTGCGATCACCATTCCCTACGAGCCGCAAGCCCTATGAAGCTGAAGACGCTGATTGCCGATGACGAACCACTGGCGCGGGAACGCCTGCGTTTTCTGCTTGCCGGGGATGATGAGGTGGAGGTTGTAGGCGAGTGCAGGAACGGCAGTGAGGTGTTGGCTTCGCTGAAGGCGCTGCGGGTCGACGTTTTGTTTCTGGATATTCAGATGCCAGGCAGGGGAGGGTTTGAGGTGATCGAGCAGGTGGGCGCGGCGCAGATGCCGGTGACGGTATTTGTAACCGCTCATGATCAGTATGCGCTGCGCGCGTTTGGGGTGCATGCGCTTGATTACCTGACGAAGCCTGTGGAACCGGAGCGGCTGAAGGCTGCGCTGGCTCAGGTGAAGAAGCGTATTGTTTCGAATACAGCGTTGTTGAACCAGGAGCGGTTGAAGCAGGTTCTGGCTGAACTGGAGACGGGAGACGCTGGTACGAAGGAGTATCCGAAGAGGCTGCTGGTGCCGAATGGGGCGAAGGATACGGTGGTGAATGTTCAGGAGATCGAGTGGATTGAGGCGCAGGATTACTACTCGTGCCTGCATGTGGGGGCGAAGAGTTTTATGCTGCGGGAGACGGTGAAGCAACTGGCTAACATGCTTGACCCGAATCGCTTCGTGCGAATTCACCGGTCTACGATTGTGAACATGGACTATGTGCGCGAGGTGGCGCGGGAGGGGCGTGGTGAGGGGGCGGTGATTCTGACGCGGGGGCAAAGGCTGAAGATGAGCAAGACTGGCTGGCAGAATCTGGTGGTGGCGAGCCGCAGGCTTTGAATCTGGGCGTGGGCGGTGCTGTCAGGCGGAGCTATCAGATGCGGCTCAGCGCGGGTGGTCTGGCGGGCGTCGGCGCACTACACTAGAAGGATGAGCCAGACTGCCGCTTCGATTGCGACGATGTTTTCCGAGATTGCGGGTAAGGTTACCGAGGGCTCCCGGATTGGGCGGGATGAGGCGCGGTGGCTTTGGAACAACGCGTCCGATGAGGAGTTGCGTTTGCTTGCCGCCGTGGTGCGCGGGCGATTTCACGCTCCGGCTTCGTGCACGTACATGGTGATGCGGATCATCAACTATACGAATGTGTGTGTGGCGCAGTGCGACTACTGCGCGTTCTACCGGCTGCCTGGGCAGGAGGGCGGGTATGTGTTGAGCCATGAAGACGTGTTTGCGAAGCTGGACGAACTGCTGGCGCTGGGAGGGGATCTGGCGGCGTTCAATGGCGGGTTCAATCCGCATCTGCCGCTGAGTTATTACTGCGAGTTGTTTGCTGCGATTCGCGCGCGGTATGGCGATGCGCTGGAGTTTTATGCGCTAACGATTGCGGAGTTTATGTATCTGGCGGATCATGCGAAGCTGAGCTACCCGGCGGCGGCGGAGCGGTTGAAGGATGCAGGCGTGCGGTGGATCACTGGCGGCGGGTCGGAGATTTTGACTGAGGAGTTTCGCGCGCGGCACTCGAAGTTCAAGTACACCGTGGCGCAGTACTTTGAGGCGCAGCGGGCGATTGTTGAAGCAGGGTTGAAGACGACGGCGACGATGGTGATCGGATTTGACGAGAGCCTGGAGGAGCGGCTGGAACATCTCGAGCGCACGCGGCTGTTTCAGGATGAGACCGGTGGGCTGGCGAGTTTTCTGTGTTGGACGTTCAAGCCTTACTTTACGCAGATTGGTGGGATTGAAATTACGACGGCGGAGTATCTGCGGCACCTGGCGTTGTGTCGGATTTATCTGGATAATATTCCGCGAATTCGTAGTTCGGTACTTACTCAGAATGAGCAGGCACTGGGTGGGTTGAACTATGGTGCGGATGACTTTGATCTGCCGATCGAAGATGAAGTGACGCAGAAAGCAGGGGCGACGATCAGCCTGGACTTTGAGCGAATCTTGAACTATGCGCGGGAGCTTGGGTATACGCCGAAGTATCGGCATGTCTCGCTGGGTCAGCCGCCTTGGGTTGATGAAGCTTAGCCTGGAGATTTGATGGTGGAGTGTGAGCCGTACCTCTGGTGTCTTTCGAGGTACGGCTTTTTTGTTAGCGTCCGACGACGATGACTGAGAAGGTGCCGGGGATTGGAGTGGGGCGAAACTGTAACTCTTCGGAGACGGTGCCAGTGTTCTGGCCGAACTTGGAGGTTACAAGGTATGCCTTGTCGTCCTTCTGACTGACGACCATCGTTCTCGCGCCGGGTTGAGTGTTTACCTGCTGAATACGGGAGTATTTAGCGAGCCCGTCGCGGCGAAAGATGGAGAGCGTGCCGGTGGCATCGGCGACGAAGAGCAGGTTGTGCCGGGCATCGAAGTCGATGTCACCGGCGTTCGGTGGAGCATCTCCGATAGGGGTGACGTGGCCGGTCTCTGTGTCGACTGAGATTAGCTTGTGATCTTCGCAGGCTGTGAAAAGTTGATGGTGAGCGCTGTCGCTGACTAAGCCGCTTGGACCAGTGCAGGGCGCCAGTTGCCACGACGATGTGATCTTCTTTGAGGCGGCGTCGATGCGGGTGATCTGACCGAGGGCTGGGAGCGCGACGAAGACGGCTCCTTTTCCGTCGCCGATCGCGGAGCCGGGGCGGCTATTGAGGGGGATTGTTGCGATGACCTGGTTGGTTGCGGCGTCGATGACGGTCGCGCTGTGGCTATGCGAGTTGAAAGCGAGGACGGAGTTTGAAACGGGGTCGAAGACGATGGAGGCGGGGACGGCGCCGGTGGAGATGGAGGCGACTACTTTGAGGCTGGAGCGGTCAAAGACGCGGACGAAACCGGCTGTTCCATCGGTTACGTCGGTGACGTAGCCGTATTTGCCGGAGCTATCGAGCGCGATGTCGCGGATGTTTTTCATGTCCTCCACTTCACCGAGGAGCTTGCCGGTGTCGGTGTCCACGACCATCACGCGATTGGTTCGAGGAATGTAGAGACGGTGAGCCGGGGCGTCGAGAACGAGGAAGCCCCATCCTCCTTTGCCGCCGAGGTTCCACTGGTTCTGCACGTGGAACTTTGGTAAGGCGGTTGGGCTTGCAGCGTGGAGGAGATGCGTGAAGGGGGCAGTCGCAATTCCCGCGAGGAGGAGGGTTGAGGGGAGGACTTTTGAGATTAATTTCTGTACGCGGAGATTCTTCATTTTTTATTATGACCAGTGTTCTTAAGAAATTACTTCGACGGCCAGCATGGGCTGACCGTCGAAGGGTGGATCTTGAAACGTGCTGCGGTTATTTGGTGGAGAATTGGAAGTCATCCGTCAGATCGCCAATTGCAGGGCTGTTCGTCGGGACGTAGGGGCTGTTTGCTTTCTGGATCGGGTTCGGCAGATTGTCGCGGCTGCGGTCGGAGATGGTGGGCAGGCCCCAGTTCTTCTCGATGTACTTCATGAGGGAGACGTGATCGCCATACTCGTGCGAGACGTGTCCGCCGGTGGAGTACTTCGAGACAACGATGAGGGGAATGCGGGTACCGTCGCCGAAGAAGTCGACGGGTTGGATGTAGCCGGAGTCGTAGTATCCGCCACCCTCGTCGAAGGTGACGAAGATGGCAGTGTCGGCCCAGAGGGTCGGGTTGGCTTTGACTCCGTCGATGATCTTCTTGGTGAAGCCTTCGAAGAGGTCGAGCTTGGAAGACGCCGGGTGACCATCGTTTATGCCGCTGGGCTTGACGATGGAGACTGGCGGCAGGTTGCCGGTGTCGATGTCCTCATAGAGCTCAGTCGTGTCCGCGATGTAGGTTTGGCGGGCGGCCTGAGTTCCCATGAACTGGGTCTGGTACTGGAACGGGTTGCAGATGTTGCAGTACGCATCGAAGGAGTTCGACTCGGTGGGATCGGTTACGTAGAGATCCCAGTTCTCGCCGAAGTATTTGAAGGGAACCTTGTGAGCAACGAGGTCGTCGCCGATGCTCTTCTGGCTGGTGGGAGGAATGGTGAAGGGCGAGTACTGCGAAGTGAGGGTGCCGTCGCCGTTGTAGCCGGGGTTATAGTTGTTGACGAGGTAGTAGTCGCCCTTGACGCAGTTCGGTTTTACAGGATTCTTGAGGGACTGGAGGTAGTTGGTGACAGCCGGAACGCCTGGCTGGTTGATGTCTCCGCAGTTGACGTAGCTGCCGCCGCCGTAACCGTCCTGGTCGTAGAAGTCGTTGGTTGCGACCTGGGGGTTGGGGTTTTCGATTTGGTTGGTTGGCGGCTTGGTGGCAACGCCCTTGGTGTTCGTGTAGAAGATGGCATCGCCGAAGCCAAACATGATGTGATTGGCACCGGTGCCGCCCATTACCGACTGGTGGAAGTTGTCGCTGATGGTGTAGTCATCGGCAAGCTTCTTGAAGTACGGAGCGTCGCCCTGGGCCATGTTGTAGAAGCCCATGGAGGTGGCGCCTTCGCCGGTGGTGGTTTCGTTGAAGTTGGCTGGCTGCTTGGCTCCGTTGCCGCCGGTGCCGACGGAGACTTCAACCCAGGGAAAGAGGTCGTTCAAGCAACCGCTGGCGTTGTCTTCGGTGGCGTAGTCGGCGTTGCAGTCGACCTGCTGCCACATCTGGAAGAAGCGGTGAACGGGGCTGTTGGTGTAGGCGTCGTACGGCAACTTGGATCCACTGAGCTGAAAGACACCTTCGCGCAGGTTGGTGTCGTTCGTAATGCGAGTGTCGGGCTTGCCGCCGGCGATACCAGTCGCACCGGTGAGCAGGAATTTGTCATAACCAGCCGCGAGACCGGTGTCGGCAAGTTCTGCGACCTTCAGGGTTGTGAAAGGTGCGCTGGTGGCGCTTTGCTTTTCAGGTCCGCCAGCGAGAGCCGCGGGAAGGGTGCTGTAGATGCTCTTTTCCTGTGGGCTGTTGGAATACTTTCCGTTATCAGCGGTGGTGCTATCGACGGCCGAGAACTGAGCGGAGAGGGAGTAGTTTGGACCGGGCTTGCCGTTGGCGTTGACGATGCCCTTGGAGAGGAGGTTCGAGACGGTCTCTCCTGCCTTCGGCTTGTAGGTGGCGTAGACGTGATCGAAGGTACGGTTTTCACCGATGATGATGATGACGTGCTTGATGGGGGTCTTTGTTTCGGGGACGGCAGTTTGGGCGTAGGCGGATTGTGGCAGTCCCGCAAACACTTGCAGCGCAATCAACATCATCGCGCCGCACTTCAAGGTCCCGTTAGGGGCGCTGACAGTACGTTTCAAAGTGATACCTCCGAAGAACTGAGAGAACGGATTGACCCGTTGGGGAATACAACCTCAGTGGGATAACCGTAGAGGCTTCGGCATGGTTGATGTGTCACATCAAAATGAAATGATCAATAATTACGGTTACGTTATGGGTGAGATTTCGTCGCGAGAAAAATGTTTTTGAATGTAATAACTTATTACCACTCTATTTACATTCGAGTTTGCCGCAGCGTGTGACGCTTGAGTTACACGATCACCTTGTACGGCCTCATCATCTCGTTGTCTTCATGCTCCAGGATGTGGCAGTGCCAGACGTAGAGGAGCTCGTCGCCTGGAGAGACCGGCGCTTCGTGGGGAAGATCGAAGCGCATGATGACGCGGGTGACATAGCCTGGGTAGGACTTGATCGTATCTTTGTGGGCGGGGCGCTCGTTGCTCTCCGGCGCCATTGGCCTTCCTGTGAAGACGAGCTTGCCGGTCTGCTGATAGGTTGGCACATCGAAGGTCTGGCGATTCAAGACCTGGAAGCGCACGAGATGAATGTGCAGTGGATGAACGTCGCCGGTGATGTTGACGAAGGACCAGATCTCTGTCGAACCTGCCTTTGGATCTTCGGTGATGGGTTCGTGCCAGCGTGCGTTGCCGAGAAGGCCGATGATGACGTAGCCGTCGGAGGGGCGCTCTTTTTCTGAGACGAGGAGGAGACGCTCGCGGGTCGCATAGGTGGGAACGAGCGGCTCGAACGGGACGAGCGCTTCGGGGACGACGCTGGTGTCCGGGCTGGAGAGCGGCTTTGTCACTTTGAAGAGCATGACGTCTTCGGCGAGGTACTGGCCGCCCATCGTGTAGGGTGCGGGGGCGTCGTTTATCAGCGAGAAGGATTTGCCTTCAGAGCCGGAGAAGTCGATGACGATATCGAAGCGCTCGGCGGGCCCGATGAGGAGGTAGTGGAGTTCGAGGGGGGCAGGGAGGAGGCCGCCGTCGGTGCCGATCTGCTGGAAGGACGGGACGTCGAAGGAGTCGTTCTGGATCTTTCCGGTGGCGTCGGAGTTGAAGAGGCGCAGGTGATAGAAGCGTGCGTTCGCGGCGTTGACGATTCGGAAGCGATACTTGCGCGGCTCAACCTCGAGGGATGGGGTGACTTTTCCGTTGACGCAGTTGTAGTCGCCGTAGAACTCCTGGATCCAGATGGGGTGTTCCTTCGGGCCGTTGACAACTTTTGGATAGTAGAGGGAGCCGTCGTGGTGGAAGAGGCGGTCCTGCAGCATGAGGGGGATTTCGTAGTCGCCTTGAGGGAGGTTGAGAGCTTTTTCCGCTTCGTCGCGAATGAGATAGAAGCCTGCTAATCCGGCGTAGACATTCAGCCGCGTGATGCCGAGGCAGTGATCGTGATACCAGAGGGTGGTGGAGGGTTGGCAGTTGGGATAGGCCGAGGGGCGGGGGTTGAACTTCGCGCCGTGCGGCCCATGTTCGCCTTGCGCTGTGAACCAGGCTTCGGGGTAGCCGTCGTCGTCGGGCATTGCGCAGGCGCCGTGGAGATGCGCAACGTTGCGGACTGCGGGTAGAGACGATTCCGCGCCGTGGATGGAATGATCGATGGGGAGGAGATGCGTTGTGGGAAGCTTGCTGATCCAGTTGATGCTGAGGGGCTGGCCGCTCTGGGCTTCGATGGTTGGGCCGGGCCAGGAGCTGTTGTATCCCCAAAGGGTCGTCGGCGGGAGATCTCGGTGCACCTTTTGCTGAAACTGGTGCATTTCGATGTCGATGACTTCGTTTGGTTTTCCTGTGGCGCGGATAACCGGCGGGATCGGCAGCGGATCGACGTAGCGGGTGAGTTTGACTCC
Encoded here:
- a CDS encoding radical SAM protein, with translation MSQTAASIATMFSEIAGKVTEGSRIGRDEARWLWNNASDEELRLLAAVVRGRFHAPASCTYMVMRIINYTNVCVAQCDYCAFYRLPGQEGGYVLSHEDVFAKLDELLALGGDLAAFNGGFNPHLPLSYYCELFAAIRARYGDALEFYALTIAEFMYLADHAKLSYPAAAERLKDAGVRWITGGGSEILTEEFRARHSKFKYTVAQYFEAQRAIVEAGLKTTATMVIGFDESLEERLEHLERTRLFQDETGGLASFLCWTFKPYFTQIGGIEITTAEYLRHLALCRIYLDNIPRIRSSVLTQNEQALGGLNYGADDFDLPIEDEVTQKAGATISLDFERILNYARELGYTPKYRHVSLGQPPWVDEA
- a CDS encoding multicopper oxidase family protein, whose product is MLSRRRLLQRGLTSAAGLTLSRTVPAMQQAMASPAQVRSGVKLTRYVDPLPIPPVIRATGKPNEVIDIEMHQFQQKVHRDLPPTTLWGYNSSWPGPTIEAQSGQPLSINWISKLPTTHLLPIDHSIHGAESSLPAVRNVAHLHGACAMPDDDGYPEAWFTAQGEHGPHGAKFNPRPSAYPNCQPSTTLWYHDHCLGITRLNVYAGLAGFYLIRDEAEKALNLPQGDYEIPLMLQDRLFHHDGSLYYPKVVNGPKEHPIWIQEFYGDYNCVNGKVTPSLEVEPRKYRFRIVNAANARFYHLRLFNSDATGKIQNDSFDVPSFQQIGTDGGLLPAPLELHYLLIGPAERFDIVIDFSGSEGKSFSLINDAPAPYTMGGQYLAEDVMLFKVTKPLSSPDTSVVPEALVPFEPLVPTYATRERLLLVSEKERPSDGYVIIGLLGNARWHEPITEDPKAGSTEIWSFVNITGDVHPLHIHLVRFQVLNRQTFDVPTYQQTGKLVFTGRPMAPESNERPAHKDTIKSYPGYVTRVIMRFDLPHEAPVSPGDELLYVWHCHILEHEDNEMMRPYKVIV
- a CDS encoding alkaline phosphatase family protein; translated protein: MKRTVSAPNGTLKCGAMMLIALQVFAGLPQSAYAQTAVPETKTPIKHVIIIIGENRTFDHVYATYKPKAGETVSNLLSKGIVNANGKPGPNYSLSAQFSAVDSTTADNGKYSNSPQEKSIYSTLPAALAGGPEKQSATSAPFTTLKVAELADTGLAAGYDKFLLTGATGIAGGKPDTRITNDTNLREGVFQLSGSKLPYDAYTNSPVHRFFQMWQQVDCNADYATEDNASGCLNDLFPWVEVSVGTGGNGAKQPANFNETTTGEGATSMGFYNMAQGDAPYFKKLADDYTISDNFHQSVMGGTGANHIMFGFGDAIFYTNTKGVATKPPTNQIENPNPQVATNDFYDQDGYGGGSYVNCGDINQPGVPAVTNYLQSLKNPVKPNCVKGDYYLVNNYNPGYNGDGTLTSQYSPFTIPPTSQKSIGDDLVAHKVPFKYFGENWDLYVTDPTESNSFDAYCNICNPFQYQTQFMGTQAARQTYIADTTELYEDIDTGNLPPVSIVKPSGINDGHPASSKLDLFEGFTKKIIDGVKANPTLWADTAIFVTFDEGGGYYDSGYIQPVDFFGDGTRIPLIVVSKYSTGGHVSHEYGDHVSLMKYIEKNWGLPTISDRSRDNLPNPIQKANSPYVPTNSPAIGDLTDDFQFSTK
- a CDS encoding YncE family protein, translating into MKNLRVQKLISKVLPSTLLLAGIATAPFTHLLHAASPTALPKFHVQNQWNLGGKGGWGFLVLDAPAHRLYIPRTNRVMVVDTDTGKLLGEVEDMKNIRDIALDSSGKYGYVTDVTDGTAGFVRVFDRSSLKVVASISTGAVPASIVFDPVSNSVLAFNSHSHSATVIDAATNQVIATIPLNSRPGSAIGDGKGAVFVALPALGQITRIDAASKKITSSWQLAPCTGPSGLVSDSAHHQLFTACEDHKLISVDTETGHVTPIGDAPPNAGDIDFDARHNLLFVADATGTLSIFRRDGLAKYSRIQQVNTQPGARTMVVSQKDDKAYLVTSKFGQNTGTVSEELQFRPTPIPGTFSVIVVGR
- a CDS encoding sensor histidine kinase produces the protein MNTLTTSPEYRQAPAILQEKTAEEGAAPASRHLNGYLLILSLAAVLALATAAECGSVMHPASLVYGAVLWGWWGTIACVLWKLAPRLPIVSSLSVKTIVLHAVAGSMLALVHLLMLWGIGFPLGWGPGEERLMWGVLFNVNRFGIELLLYGFIIGVTGIVQYKLRAQDDAMRSLELQKQLSSAHLRALQMQLEPHFLFNTLNAITTLVELGRQREAVEMLSHLNAILKSTLKRTTPEKVPLSQELEMIDNYLAIEQIRFADRLKVEIKVDPGALDSLVPCFLLQPIVENAIRHGIAHCVSEGVVEASARRDGGSLHLKVRDTGAEAGTQTQEGHGIGLKNTRERLLHFYQNEFAMRAQPLEDGGFEVAITIPYEPQAL
- a CDS encoding LytR/AlgR family response regulator transcription factor; this encodes MKLKTLIADDEPLARERLRFLLAGDDEVEVVGECRNGSEVLASLKALRVDVLFLDIQMPGRGGFEVIEQVGAAQMPVTVFVTAHDQYALRAFGVHALDYLTKPVEPERLKAALAQVKKRIVSNTALLNQERLKQVLAELETGDAGTKEYPKRLLVPNGAKDTVVNVQEIEWIEAQDYYSCLHVGAKSFMLRETVKQLANMLDPNRFVRIHRSTIVNMDYVREVAREGRGEGAVILTRGQRLKMSKTGWQNLVVASRRL